One window from the genome of Variovorax sp. PAMC26660 encodes:
- a CDS encoding helix-turn-helix domain-containing protein gives MSPDKFERLGTADAPRQLFASTPAQRVALARQQFFEEGVRPSGLIGEAVLQSWMRCSRTHSDRQRIVPFDAVTPSRLHTTLARNRELLDVARPELGQMEHMLAGTDCRVILTDPDGVVVHVSNQPGDAHQPVLRKTARVGVNISERIVGTTAPGIVATTGQACTVDGAEHYFDVLSHMQCAAAPIRDVTGRLAGVLDLTVESRRFGFDAASMVAIHATTIENRLLQAQSRDHLILRFQSNPTLLGTPLEALAGIAPDGTIAWLNNAGARLLGRLPEAADERDVECLLGHDLASLLRLGRREAAQPLRLASGLGVWVQAHLKGPDGVDFRHSVAMPGGMGVAHAGGASIAIERHVQTEAVDDARADAPADDSDADAEAAPHTKTLREHSRKLIEDTLAAHGGNVSQAARQLRVSRGTLYRRMRGWGDAETEAAPAAD, from the coding sequence CGGCACGGCGGATGCGCCGCGCCAGCTCTTCGCCAGCACGCCGGCGCAGCGCGTGGCGCTTGCGCGGCAGCAGTTCTTCGAGGAAGGCGTGCGCCCCTCGGGGCTGATCGGCGAGGCGGTGCTGCAGTCGTGGATGCGCTGCAGCCGCACGCACAGCGACCGTCAACGCATCGTGCCTTTCGACGCAGTCACGCCGAGCCGGCTGCACACCACGCTCGCGCGCAACCGCGAGCTGCTCGACGTGGCGCGGCCCGAACTCGGGCAGATGGAGCACATGCTCGCGGGCACCGATTGCCGCGTGATCCTGACCGACCCCGACGGCGTGGTGGTGCATGTCAGCAACCAGCCGGGCGACGCGCACCAACCGGTGCTGCGCAAGACCGCGCGCGTGGGCGTGAACATCTCCGAGCGCATCGTCGGCACCACGGCGCCCGGCATCGTCGCCACCACCGGGCAGGCCTGCACGGTCGATGGCGCGGAGCATTACTTCGACGTGCTGAGCCACATGCAGTGCGCAGCCGCGCCGATCCGCGACGTGACGGGCCGGCTGGCCGGCGTGCTCGACCTCACGGTGGAGTCGCGGCGCTTCGGCTTCGATGCGGCGTCGATGGTGGCGATCCACGCGACGACCATCGAGAACCGGCTGCTGCAGGCGCAGTCGCGCGACCATCTGATCCTGCGCTTCCAGTCCAACCCGACCTTGCTCGGCACACCGCTCGAAGCGCTGGCCGGCATCGCGCCCGACGGCACCATCGCGTGGCTCAACAACGCGGGAGCGCGGCTGCTGGGGCGCCTGCCCGAGGCGGCGGACGAGCGCGATGTCGAATGCCTGCTGGGCCACGACCTGGCGAGCCTGCTGCGGCTGGGGCGTCGCGAAGCAGCGCAACCGCTGCGGCTGGCAAGTGGGCTCGGCGTGTGGGTGCAGGCGCATCTGAAGGGACCGGATGGCGTGGACTTCCGGCATTCGGTGGCGATGCCCGGCGGTATGGGCGTCGCCCACGCGGGCGGCGCATCCATTGCCATCGAGCGGCATGTGCAGACGGAGGCCGTCGACGACGCCCGTGCGGACGCGCCGGCCGACGACAGCGATGCCGATGCAGAAGCCGCACCTCACACGAAGACGCTGCGCGAGCACAGCCGCAAGCTGATCGAAGACACGCTGGCGGCGCACGGCGGCAATGTGTCGCAGGCCGCGCGGCAGTTGCGCGTGTCGCGCGGCACGCTGTATCGCCGCATGCGCGGCTGGGGCGATGCAGAAACGGAAGCTGCCCCCGCGGCGGACTGA
- a CDS encoding ROK family protein: MNRSVLLRLLRAQPGLSRARLATESGLTKSTVSLLVRELIDEGWLSESGAAVADGLGRPSTPLEINVGVRALMGVEIAVETVRLVCVSLQGEVLYSDTHALTDGSPAGVCAQVARMAAAAHVHLKELGLRLSSIGVCVPGAVDDCTGVVRFAPNLGWRNVNLLPALEKAFAAVGLPGVTVQLQNDADAAVLGEYEFAAGEGEDPLIFVNCDVGVGAGVVLNDRLFTGAQGMAGEIGHTILQLDGPLCSCGRRGCAEAFFGSRVLERKGADVQRAAAFFGVLLQNLWVTFNPRAIVLGGKACAEHRGFAQAAFESVKRHADGAGMPAPDLRTARYDALAPAVGAAALALHEYLRPLQPDAKARRARALARAVA; encoded by the coding sequence ATGAATCGCAGCGTGCTGCTGCGGCTGCTGCGCGCGCAGCCGGGCCTGTCGCGCGCACGCCTTGCAACCGAGAGCGGCCTGACCAAATCGACCGTGAGCCTGCTGGTGCGCGAGCTGATCGACGAAGGCTGGCTGAGCGAATCGGGCGCTGCGGTGGCCGATGGATTGGGTCGGCCTTCGACACCGCTGGAAATCAACGTCGGCGTGCGCGCATTGATGGGCGTGGAGATCGCCGTCGAGACGGTGCGCCTCGTCTGCGTCTCGCTGCAAGGCGAGGTGCTGTACTCGGACACGCATGCATTGACCGATGGTTCCCCGGCCGGCGTGTGCGCGCAGGTCGCGCGCATGGCTGCTGCGGCGCACGTGCACCTGAAGGAGCTGGGCCTGCGCCTGTCGAGCATCGGCGTGTGCGTGCCCGGCGCGGTGGACGACTGCACCGGCGTGGTCCGCTTCGCACCCAACCTCGGCTGGCGCAACGTGAATCTGCTGCCGGCACTCGAGAAAGCCTTCGCTGCAGTGGGCTTGCCTGGTGTGACAGTGCAACTGCAGAACGACGCCGACGCCGCTGTGCTCGGCGAGTACGAGTTCGCTGCGGGTGAGGGCGAAGACCCGCTGATCTTCGTCAACTGCGACGTGGGCGTGGGGGCCGGCGTGGTGCTGAACGACCGCCTTTTCACCGGTGCGCAAGGCATGGCCGGCGAGATCGGCCACACCATCCTCCAGCTCGACGGACCCTTGTGCTCCTGCGGCCGGCGCGGCTGCGCCGAAGCCTTCTTCGGCTCGCGCGTGCTCGAGCGCAAGGGCGCCGACGTGCAACGTGCTGCCGCCTTCTTCGGCGTGCTGCTGCAGAACCTGTGGGTCACCTTCAATCCGCGCGCCATCGTGCTCGGTGGCAAGGCCTGCGCGGAGCATCGCGGCTTTGCGCAAGCGGCATTCGAGAGCGTCAAGCGCCATGCCGATGGCGCCGGCATGCCGGCGCCCGACCTGCGCACTGCGCGCTATGACGCGCTGGCGCCGGCGGTGGGGGCGGCTGCGCTCGCCTTGCATGAATACCTGCGGCCGTTGCAGCCCGATGCGAAGGCGCGGCGTGCGCGTGCGCTGGCCCGCGCGGTAGCCTGA
- a CDS encoding ATP-binding cassette domain-containing protein, with protein sequence MTDISKPLVELKEIRKSFGGVKAVDGVSVNLYPGEVVALLGHNGAGKSTLMKMLAGAYPIDSGDTLIAGEKVNIRTPSEAQAQGIETIYQTLALADNLDSVSNLFLGREKMTRWNTLDDHFMEVQARKVFHRLNKNFTNIRVPVRRLSGGQRQVVAISRALYFNARILIMDEPCAALGPEETAMVGGLVRQLKADGVGIFLITHDMPDVFSLSDRLAVMKNGKLVGTYRTADVTEDEVLGMIIAGKRPEGKEQAHHADAAAVA encoded by the coding sequence ATGACCGACATCTCAAAACCCTTGGTAGAACTGAAAGAAATCCGCAAGTCCTTTGGCGGCGTCAAGGCCGTGGACGGCGTGAGCGTCAACCTCTATCCCGGCGAAGTGGTCGCACTGCTCGGCCACAACGGCGCGGGCAAGTCCACGCTGATGAAGATGCTCGCGGGCGCCTATCCCATCGACTCGGGCGACACGCTCATCGCGGGCGAAAAAGTCAACATCCGCACGCCCTCCGAAGCACAAGCGCAAGGCATCGAGACCATCTACCAGACGCTCGCACTGGCCGACAACCTCGACTCGGTGTCGAACCTCTTCCTCGGCCGCGAGAAGATGACGCGCTGGAACACGCTCGACGACCACTTCATGGAAGTGCAGGCGCGCAAGGTGTTCCATCGCCTCAACAAGAACTTCACCAACATCCGCGTGCCGGTGCGGCGCCTATCGGGCGGGCAGCGGCAGGTGGTGGCGATCTCGCGGGCGCTGTACTTCAACGCGCGCATCCTCATCATGGACGAGCCCTGCGCCGCGCTCGGCCCCGAAGAAACCGCGATGGTCGGCGGCCTCGTGCGGCAGCTCAAGGCCGACGGCGTGGGCATCTTCTTGATCACGCACGACATGCCCGATGTGTTCTCGCTGAGCGACCGCCTCGCCGTGATGAAGAACGGCAAGCTGGTAGGCACCTACCGCACCGCCGACGTGACCGAAGACGAAGTGCTGGGCATGATCATCGCGGGCAAGCGGCCCGAAGGAAAAGAACAAGCCCATCACGCCGACGCCGCAGCGGTCGCCTGA